The following are encoded together in the Elusimicrobiota bacterium genome:
- the greA gene encoding transcription elongation factor GreA, whose amino-acid sequence MSDTFLTRAGYEKLIKELEPLKRQKAQLSQDIADAREKGDLKENAEYHSAKERLGEIMSRIAKIQDKLQNARIIDELKLTSGVVSIGCRVTLKDEEGDEFSYTLVGEDESDPAEGRISVYAPLAQGLLGKKVGEKVQVELPAGPRNFTILGAEPAV is encoded by the coding sequence ATGAGCGATACATTCTTGACCCGGGCGGGCTATGAGAAGCTGATCAAGGAGCTAGAGCCCCTCAAGCGGCAGAAGGCCCAGCTTTCCCAGGACATCGCGGATGCCCGCGAGAAAGGGGATTTGAAGGAAAACGCGGAGTATCACAGCGCCAAGGAGCGCCTGGGCGAGATCATGAGCCGCATCGCCAAGATCCAGGACAAGCTCCAGAACGCCAGGATCATAGATGAGCTCAAGCTCACCTCCGGCGTGGTCTCCATCGGCTGCCGGGTCACCTTGAAGGACGAGGAAGGCGACGAATTCTCTTACACCTTGGTGGGCGAGGACGAATCCGACCCGGCCGAGGGCCGCATCTCGGTCTACGCCCCCCTGGCCCAGGGCCTGCTCGGCAAAAAAGTGGGCGAGAAGGTTCAAGTCGAGCTTCCCGCCGGCCCGCGGAATTTCACGATCCTGGGCGCCGAGCCCGCGGTTTAA
- a CDS encoding SDR family NAD(P)-dependent oxidoreductase: MHSIKNKVVLVTGASSGIGWAAAKAFAAEGAMVALAARRVEKLRELEGLIVRAGGEALVLPCDISRPEESRAALEGTLKRWGRLDILVNNAGILSSVPFHEQSPEDIEAIMRTNYLGAAGLIRAALPHMLRQSSGHVVNVASVAGIVGFPYIAAYCASKFALVGLTEALRREYYGSGVAFTALCLGLVDTPMADQSLRDEAFGKWARPKTAEQVAAKILACCRSRAAEIIYADAPSWSYRLASVLPRLSDWIIHQGAKRLHPVGRRGNKTKKAEN; this comes from the coding sequence ATGCACTCTATCAAGAATAAGGTCGTCCTCGTCACCGGAGCCTCGAGCGGGATCGGCTGGGCCGCGGCCAAGGCCTTCGCGGCCGAGGGGGCCATGGTAGCCCTGGCCGCCCGGCGCGTCGAGAAGCTAAGAGAGCTCGAAGGCCTGATCGTCCGGGCCGGGGGGGAGGCCTTGGTGCTGCCTTGCGATATATCCCGCCCGGAGGAAAGCCGCGCGGCCTTGGAGGGCACGCTCAAACGCTGGGGTCGCCTCGACATTTTGGTCAACAACGCCGGCATTCTCTCCTCCGTCCCCTTCCACGAGCAAAGCCCGGAAGACATCGAGGCCATCATGCGCACCAATTACCTGGGGGCGGCGGGCCTCATCCGCGCGGCCCTGCCTCACATGCTAAGGCAAAGCTCGGGACACGTGGTCAACGTGGCCTCCGTGGCCGGCATCGTTGGATTTCCCTACATCGCGGCCTACTGCGCCTCCAAGTTCGCCTTGGTGGGGCTGACCGAGGCCCTCCGGAGGGAGTACTATGGAAGCGGGGTGGCCTTCACAGCCCTCTGTCTCGGGCTGGTGGATACCCCCATGGCCGACCAGAGCCTGCGCGACGAGGCCTTCGGCAAATGGGCCAGGCCCAAGACCGCCGAGCAGGTGGCCGCGAAAATCCTTGCCTGCTGCCGCTCGCGCGCCGCCGAAATCATCTACGCGGACGCCCCCTCCTGGTCCTATCGGCTTGCCTCGGTTCTGCCGCGCCTAAGCGACTGGATCATCCACCAAGGAGCCAAGCGCCTTCACCCGGTCGGCCGACGAGGAAACAAGACCAAAAAAGCTGAAAATTGA
- a CDS encoding biotin--[acetyl-CoA-carboxylase] ligase, protein MSLPGIAEILHLRRAESTQTVAKFMAEEGAAAWTVVRADSQSRGRGRMSRRWESPEGGLYFSLILRPTFSPSRLPEISLLTAQAAAQALRDLAPLDYVIKPPNDVLACRPGEKPRKVCGILAEASGSSRGVDWLVLGVGINVNNLPKLKKAASLKQLSGKSYDLDEVLEMFLRRFNALYQE, encoded by the coding sequence GTGAGCTTGCCCGGCATAGCGGAAATACTGCACTTGAGGCGGGCCGAGTCCACCCAGACAGTGGCCAAATTCATGGCCGAAGAAGGGGCGGCCGCCTGGACCGTGGTCCGGGCTGATTCCCAGAGCCGGGGGCGGGGCCGGATGAGCCGGCGTTGGGAATCACCGGAGGGAGGGCTCTATTTCTCCCTGATCTTAAGGCCAACATTCTCCCCTTCGCGCCTGCCCGAAATATCGCTACTGACCGCCCAAGCCGCGGCCCAAGCCCTGCGCGATTTAGCACCCCTCGACTACGTCATCAAGCCGCCCAACGACGTCCTGGCGTGCCGCCCCGGGGAAAAGCCCAGGAAGGTCTGCGGGATATTGGCCGAGGCCTCCGGCTCCTCCCGAGGCGTGGACTGGCTGGTCCTGGGAGTGGGGATCAACGTCAACAACCTGCCCAAGCTCAAGAAAGCGGCCAGTCTCAAGCAGTTATCGGGGAAGTCCTATGATTTGGACGAGGTTCTAGAAATGTTCCTGAGGAGATTCAATGCACTCTATCAAGAATAA